CCATTCATGTCATCGGCGGTGGCCTGGCAGGCTCTGAAGCCGCCTGGCAGATTGCCCGGCGCGGACTGCCGGTTGTCCTGCACGAAATGCGGCCCGTGCGCGGCACCGATGCACACAAGACCGACAGTCTTGCCGAACTGGTCTGCTCGAACTCGTTTCGTTCCGATGATGCCGAGAACAATGCGGTGGGCGTCATCCATGCGGAAATGCGCATGGCAGGCTCGCTGATCATGAAATGTGCCGACGCCAACCAGGTGCCGGCCGGTGGCGCGCTTGCAGTTGACCGTGAAGGCTTCGCCCGGGCGGTCACCGACGCGATCGAGGCCGAGCCTTTGATCACCATTGCCCGGGAGGAAGTCTCGGGATTGCCACCGGCTGAGTGGGACCAGACCATCATTGCCACCGGCCCTCTCACGGCGCCTGACCTCGCCGAGGCCATACGGGCGGAAACCGGCAAGGATGCGCTGGCCTTCTTCGACGCGATCGCTCCGATCATCCACACCGATTCCATCGACATGTCGGTGTGCTGGTTCCAGTCGCGCTATGACAAGGTCGGCCCCGGCGGCACTGGCAAGGACTACATCAATTGTCCGATGGACAAGGATCAATATGACGCCTTTATCGATGCGCTGATCGCAGGCGACGTCACCGGCTTCAAAGAATGGGAAGGCACGCCCTATTTTGATGGCTGCCTGCCGATCGAGATCATGGCCGAGCGCGGCCGCGAAACACTGCGCCACGGCCCGATGAAGCCGATGGGCCTGACCAATGCGCACCAGCCGGACATCAAGCCCTATGCGGTGGTCCAGCTGCGCCAGGACAATGCGCTGGGCACGCTCTACAACATGGTCGGTTTCCAGACGAAACTGAAATACGGCGCGCAGGCCGAGATCATCCGCATGATTCCAGGCCTGGAGAACGCCGAGTTCGCCCGGCTGGGTGGCCTGCACCGCAACACCTACCTGAACTCGCCGCTGTTGCTTGACGGCAGCCTGCAACTCAGGAGCCGCCCCGGGCTTCGCTTTGCCGGACAGATCACAGGCTGCGAAGGTTATGTCGAAAGTGCAGCCATGGGACTGCTTGCCGGCCGTTTCGCCGCAGCAGAGCGCAATGGCGAACTCCTGGCCCCGCCGCCGCCGACAACCGCCTTCGGAGCGCTGCTCAACCACATCACCGGCGGACACATTCTCAGCGACGATGAACCGGGCAAGCGTTCGTTCCAGCCGATGAATGTCAATTTCGGCCTTTTCCCGCCACTCGACCCCGGCGCCATTGTCCGCCCCGAAGGCGGCGGCCGTTTTCGCGGCAAGGACAAGGCAAGAGCAAAAAAGCAGGCGCTGGCTCGCCGCGCTCTCACAGATTTTGGCACATGGTTGGATCAACCCGGCATTCGCGACGCAGCCGAATAGCGATTATTGTGCTGGCGCAACCCGGCGGACGCCCGTGGCAGCCTCAAGCGCCGGAAGCCCGGGCATTCCCGCAGCGTCAGGGTTGAGCGCGACATAATCGGCCTTGAGCGCCTCCGAATCCTTGCGTGAGCCGTCATGGCTCCAGCCAGGTGGGGCGAACAGATAGGCAAGCCTTTCGGTCACCGACAGCCCTGGCTGAAATGCATCCTTGAACATGTCTGTCCATTCGTGAAACGCAACCTTCACGGGATTGAACGTGCCGATGTTCTTGACGATGCCGTAATGTGGCATGTCTTCGTCGAGTTCGGGCACGAACGTGCCAAACATCCTGTCCCAGATGATCAGCGTGCCGGCATAGTTTGAATCAAGATAGCGCGGATTGGTGGCATGGTGCACCCGGTGATGCGAGGGCGTGTTGAAGATCGCCTCAATCGGCTTCCACATTTTTCCGATCACCTCGGTGTGGATCCAGAACTGGTAGACAAGGTTCAGCCCCCCGACGAACAGCAGCAACACAGGATGAAACCCGAGAAGCGCAAGCGGAATCCGCAGGATAAACATTCCCGTGAATGTGCCCGTCCAGCTCTGGCGCAGCGCGGTGGAGAGATTGTAGTGCTGCGAGGAATGGTGATTGACGTGCTCCGCCCAGACCCAGCGGCACCTGTGCGCGATGCGGTGGTACCAGTAGTAACGCAGGTCATCGAGTACGAAACACAAGGCAATCACCCACCAGGAGGTGCCCAGATCCATGATCCGGAACTCCCAGGCCCACATCAGCACGCCGAAGGCGATGAAGCCGAGCAGCAGGCCGGAGACCACATTTCCCACGCCCATCAGCAATGATGTCAGCGTGTCACGGGTTTCGTAGTCACCGCGGCGCTTGAGAAATCGGATCACCACCAACTCAAGCAGAATCGCGATCACAAAGAACGGAATCGCCAGCTGCGTGACATCCGGAAAGTCCTTGAGGTCAGGCATTTCCTTCCTCTTCCTCCGGATCTGCGAATTTCGGGCTTGCAAGCGCCAAGCTGTCCACCAGCCAAAGCGACACCTCCGCCGCCTGCTCGGTCGAGGCAAACACATACTCGCCGCCACGAAGGGTCGAATCATTGAACTCGATCCTGAGCCCGGGCTTGTCCTCAAGCACCTCCACGCTCAGCGTGCCCGGAACAATCAATCGCGCAACATAGTGGCGCCCCATCGCCTGCAGAAAGCCGGTCTTGCCGTCAGCAAGCCTGAGAAAGCTTGCCTCCCCATCCTTTGTCATAGTGACCGAACGTACCGGTTCGCCGGGATAGGCGCGGGCAAACTCTATGAGAGCCTCACCTGGGTCACGGTTGTCACTCTCCCGCGATGCGCTGGTGTAATGCACCGCACCGATCACCAGAAGCACCCCAAAGGTGACCAAGACAACCAGAACACCAAGGCTCATTCAATTCCTCCATGCAACGCAGCCCCAAGCCGCGTATTTCCAGAAACTATGCAGCGAGCCTACGCGTCAAGCAAGCCATGAGCAGGAAACCACAAACATGCTCCCTGCCCGAGGCCGCAATCGCGCCACCAAATATGTCAGATGCGTCCGCTGCGGGCTGCGCGCCACAGCCGCCACTGCCGCCGCCATTGCGACGGACGTGGCGACGTTTCCATACAGCCGGATCCGAGTGTTTCCGCCCGTTTGAGCACAGGCTCAACCAGCGCCATCGGCAGATAAGCCGGGCGCATTTCGGAAGCAACATCGCGCAGGGCGTCATGCGCCTTTGAAAGGTGATCACGGCCAAAACCCGCAAAAGCGCGAACCGCCGCGTCAATGGCCTTCCTGTTCTCACCGGCGAGCAGGCTGTCGCGGTCAAGCCCGGTCGCCGCCAGCAGATCCCCGGGGATGAACACCTGCCCGCGTGCCTGGCTGATCGGCAACAGCATCAAATGCCCGGCCACGGCCTGCGCCACCCCCGCATGTCCGCTGGCCGTTGCAGTCTTTGCCGAGGCATCCGCATCGAGAAGGAATGCGGAAAGCTGCAACAAGGCTGATGCGGTCTCACCGGCATAGCCCTCATAGCTGGAGCGGTCGGGCATCGGATCGTCATAGAGGTCGAACACCCGCGCTTCGCACATGCCGGCAAGTGGCGAAAGCGGCAGTCGGCGGCGCGCGATCAGCTCAAGCAGCTGCGACGCCAACGGATGCGCTTCGGCTTCCCCAAGGCGTTCGCCGTCCAGCACTTCGCGCCACCATTGCAAGCGGATTTCTCCCGGCAACGGTTCGCGGATCCGGTCACGGATTGCGGCAATCTCGGCATTGAACAGCAGCAGCGTTGCGATGTCGTCCTGAGCAGCCTCCGGCACCAGCAAGAGCGCCAGATACCGGTCGATATCGACCGCGCGAAGCGCTTCGAATCGCGACCGCCTGAGTTCGGTTGACTGACTTTGCGAGAGACCGGCGCCGGCCATAATTCAGACGGCAATCAGCGCGGCGGCCACCGCGCGCGATTCGGCCAGCATCACATTGAAGGTCCGCACCGCCGCTCCGGTGCTCATCGGATCAGAAGACACATTGGCACCGCGAAGCGCTGTCTTCAGCTCCGCCGGCAATGGTCTGATCGACAGTCCCGTCCCGACCAGCAGAAACTCGATGTCGGCAGCTTCGGCCAGAACCCGTTCGAAAAGCTTGATATCGAGCACGTCACCTTCCACAGCGTCCCAGCCATAGATGCCCGAAGGCAGGCAAAGGATCGAGCCGCGGTGCGACATGTCGGCAAAACGGAACCCGCCATTGCCATAGGCATCGATGCCGGACCGGCCCGGGAAATGAGCTTCGCGAATCTCGATACCCTGGCCCACGTTCAGGCCGTGCTCTTTCCGTCGACTTCAAGCTCACCGGCATCCTCCGAATCAAGGCCGACGCGGAAATTGTCCGCCCTGAGCTTGAACAGGATGAGGACAGGCGCCGCGATGAAGATCGAGGAGTATGTGCCCACAAGAACGCCGAAGATCATCGCGAAGGTGAAGGACTGGATCACTTCGCCACCAAAGATGAACAGTGCCAGCAAGGCCAGCAGCGTCGTGACCGATGTCAGAATCGTGCGCGGCAGCATCTGATTGATCGACAGATCAAGCAACTGGGTCAGCGGCAGCTTCTTGTAGCGTCTGAGGTTCTCGCGCACGCGGTCATAGACAACCACCGTATCGTTGAGCGAATAGCCGACGATCGTCAGCACCGCCGCGATACTCGAGAGGTTGAACTCGATCCCCGAGATCACGAAAATACCGATTGTCAGCACCACATCGTGCACCGTTGCAATGATAGCACCGAGTGCGAACTGCCACTCAAACCGGAACCAGATATAGACCAGGATCGCCATCAGCGACGCGATCACCGCGATGGTACCGGCCTGTGCCAGTTCACCGGAAACCGTGGGTCCCACCACTTCCACACGGCGGATATCGTAATCGCCTTCAAGCTCCGCGCGGACCAGGGTAATCACCGTCTGCTCCGCATTCTCTCCACCGCCCTGGGCCTGAACCCGGATCAAAACATCGCGTGGCGTGCCGAATTCCTGGGCCTGGATATCGCCGAGATTGAGCTCGGACAGCCGCGCACGAATGTCACCGACATCGGCGTTTCCGTCCTTGGCCTGCACTTCGATCATCGATCCGCCCTTGAAATCGATGCCGTAGTTCATGTTGACGGTCGCAAACAGCACCATCGCCGTCACCGACGCCACCGCCGACAGAACGAAGGTGAAACGCCGGAACGTCATGAAGCGGAAGGTGAAATCGCGGATGACCCGGTCGAGCATGCCCTTCGGCATGGTCTTCGGGCGCTTGCGGCGCACCCACTCTGCCACCATCCAGCGGGTGAAGGTGAAGGCGGTGAACACAGTCGTCACGATACCGATGGCCAGAGTGATCGCAAAACCACGCACCGGTCCGGTGCCGAGATAGAACAGGATGATTGCAGCGATCAGCGTGGTGACGTTGGCGTCCAAGATGGTCGAGAAAGCGCGGCTGAAGCCCGCGTCAATCGCCTGGATCAGCGACCGTCCGGACCGGTGCTCCTCGCGGATACGCTCATAAATCAGCACGTTGGAATCAACGGCCATGCCGACCGTGAGCACGATACCGGCAATACCCGGCAAGGTCAGCGTCGCGCCAAGCATGGTCAGCAGTGCAATGATCATCGAAACGTTGGCAATCAGCGCCAGATTGGCGATGAAACCAAGCATGCCATAGGCCACGAACATGAAGGCCAGCACCAGCACAGCACCGATCAGGCCTGCAATTTCACCTGCGGCAATCGAATCCGCTCCAAGGCCGGGCCCGACGGTTCGCTCTTCAATCACGGTCAGCGTCGCCGGCAAGGCGCCTGCGCGCAGCAGGATCGCCAGGTCATTGGCGCTCTCAACCGTGAAATTGCCCGAAATCTGTCCGCTGCCGCCAAGAATAGGCTCGCGGATCACCGGTGCTGAAATTACCTGTTCATCCAGCACGATCGCAAAAGGCAGCCCGACAAACTGGGTTGTGGCCTGACCGAAGCGCTGTCCGCCCTTGGAATCGAAACGGAAGGACACGATCGGTTCGTTGGTGCGCTGGTCATAGCCAGCCTGCGCGTCCACCAGATTTTCGCCCGACACCAGAACACTGCGCTGGATCAGGTAGGGAATTGGCGGATCATCGGTGGAGAACAGCACTTCCGAGGTGGCCGGCGGACGTCCATCCATCGCTTCCTGGACAGGCATCGATGTATCGACCATCCGGAATGCAAGCTTTGCCGTCTGGTTGAGCAGGCTTTTGAGCCGCTCGGGATCGTCAAGACCCGGAACCTGAACCAGGATGCGATCCGCACCCT
The DNA window shown above is from Hoeflea phototrophica DFL-43 and carries:
- the trmFO gene encoding methylenetetrahydrofolate--tRNA-(uracil(54)-C(5))-methyltransferase (FADH(2)-oxidizing) TrmFO; the protein is MNKSDTSNSPIHVIGGGLAGSEAAWQIARRGLPVVLHEMRPVRGTDAHKTDSLAELVCSNSFRSDDAENNAVGVIHAEMRMAGSLIMKCADANQVPAGGALAVDREGFARAVTDAIEAEPLITIAREEVSGLPPAEWDQTIIATGPLTAPDLAEAIRAETGKDALAFFDAIAPIIHTDSIDMSVCWFQSRYDKVGPGGTGKDYINCPMDKDQYDAFIDALIAGDVTGFKEWEGTPYFDGCLPIEIMAERGRETLRHGPMKPMGLTNAHQPDIKPYAVVQLRQDNALGTLYNMVGFQTKLKYGAQAEIIRMIPGLENAEFARLGGLHRNTYLNSPLLLDGSLQLRSRPGLRFAGQITGCEGYVESAAMGLLAGRFAAAERNGELLAPPPPTTAFGALLNHITGGHILSDDEPGKRSFQPMNVNFGLFPPLDPGAIVRPEGGGRFRGKDKARAKKQALARRALTDFGTWLDQPGIRDAAE
- a CDS encoding sterol desaturase family protein, with the protein product MPDLKDFPDVTQLAIPFFVIAILLELVVIRFLKRRGDYETRDTLTSLLMGVGNVVSGLLLGFIAFGVLMWAWEFRIMDLGTSWWVIALCFVLDDLRYYWYHRIAHRCRWVWAEHVNHHSSQHYNLSTALRQSWTGTFTGMFILRIPLALLGFHPVLLLFVGGLNLVYQFWIHTEVIGKMWKPIEAIFNTPSHHRVHHATNPRYLDSNYAGTLIIWDRMFGTFVPELDEDMPHYGIVKNIGTFNPVKVAFHEWTDMFKDAFQPGLSVTERLAYLFAPPGWSHDGSRKDSEALKADYVALNPDAAGMPGLPALEAATGVRRVAPAQ
- a CDS encoding phytoene/squalene synthase family protein, which encodes MAGAGLSQSQSTELRRSRFEALRAVDIDRYLALLLVPEAAQDDIATLLLFNAEIAAIRDRIREPLPGEIRLQWWREVLDGERLGEAEAHPLASQLLELIARRRLPLSPLAGMCEARVFDLYDDPMPDRSSYEGYAGETASALLQLSAFLLDADASAKTATASGHAGVAQAVAGHLMLLPISQARGQVFIPGDLLAATGLDRDSLLAGENRKAIDAAVRAFAGFGRDHLSKAHDALRDVASEMRPAYLPMALVEPVLKRAETLGSGCMETSPRPSQWRRQWRLWRAARSGRI
- a CDS encoding Mth938-like domain-containing protein produces the protein MGQGIEIREAHFPGRSGIDAYGNGGFRFADMSHRGSILCLPSGIYGWDAVEGDVLDIKLFERVLAEAADIEFLLVGTGLSIRPLPAELKTALRGANVSSDPMSTGAAVRTFNVMLAESRAVAAALIAV
- the secDF gene encoding protein translocase subunit SecDF, which codes for MLYFSRWKTTLIWLAVLAGVVFAAPNLLDRQQAANLPEWLPSKQLTLGLDLQGGSYMLLQVERQDIIKDRLTTTVDDVRRLLREAGIGYTGLSGTGQIVQVRIRDESQIEEARNILAELTEPVASGLLGGGSIVEATIEETQSGQLRIVLTDDGITYRVSSAVAQSIEVVRKRIDELGTTEPVIQRQGADRILVQVPGLDDPERLKSLLNQTAKLAFRMVDTSMPVQEAMDGRPPATSEVLFSTDDPPIPYLIQRSVLVSGENLVDAQAGYDQRTNEPIVSFRFDSKGGQRFGQATTQFVGLPFAIVLDEQVISAPVIREPILGGSGQISGNFTVESANDLAILLRAGALPATLTVIEERTVGPGLGADSIAAGEIAGLIGAVLVLAFMFVAYGMLGFIANLALIANVSMIIALLTMLGATLTLPGIAGIVLTVGMAVDSNVLIYERIREEHRSGRSLIQAIDAGFSRAFSTILDANVTTLIAAIILFYLGTGPVRGFAITLAIGIVTTVFTAFTFTRWMVAEWVRRKRPKTMPKGMLDRVIRDFTFRFMTFRRFTFVLSAVASVTAMVLFATVNMNYGIDFKGGSMIEVQAKDGNADVGDIRARLSELNLGDIQAQEFGTPRDVLIRVQAQGGGENAEQTVITLVRAELEGDYDIRRVEVVGPTVSGELAQAGTIAVIASLMAILVYIWFRFEWQFALGAIIATVHDVVLTIGIFVISGIEFNLSSIAAVLTIVGYSLNDTVVVYDRVRENLRRYKKLPLTQLLDLSINQMLPRTILTSVTTLLALLALFIFGGEVIQSFTFAMIFGVLVGTYSSIFIAAPVLILFKLRADNFRVGLDSEDAGELEVDGKSTA